The nucleotide sequence aggcaatcaaacaagcgaaatgtcggtAGAGGGACAAAggagtcacaattcaatggctcagacatgagacgtatgtggcaggtgTCATGACTGGCCTTTTCGGGTCAGGTTACTGTGGACCACAGTCCTACAGAGATATCTCTGTAGGAGgggcgggagggggggggggggggggcgggagaTAGAGAGGTGGTCCACGGTAACCTGACACCTCGCGCCCATTGTAAATCTTAAGGCAGCAGACAAAATCCTTTGTCCTCTCAAACCCCACCcccacccaaccccacccagaGGGAAGAGGGTATAACAGTAGGGAAGGGAGACGGTAGACCCAGGGGGTAAGAGGGTAGACCCAGGGGGTAATTGAGCTCCTGGTTTTGGACCAACAGTCCTCTCAGCTCATAGTTTTGGACCAACAGTCCTCTCAGCTCATGGTTTTGGACCAACAGTCCTCTCAGCTCATAGTTTTGGACCAACAGTCCTCTCAGCTCATAGTTTTGGACCAACAGTCCTCTCAGCTCATAGTTTTGGACCAACAGTCCTCTCAGCTCATAGTTTTGGACCAACAGTCCTCTCGGCTCATGGTTTTGGACCAACAGTCCTCTCAGCTCATGGTTTTGGACCAACAGTCCTCTCAGCTCATAGTTTTGGACCAACAGTCCTCTCGGCTCATGGTTTTGGACCAACAGTCCTCTCGGCTCATGGTTTTGGACCAACAGTCCTCTCGGCTCATGGTTTTGGACCAACAGTCCTCTCGGCTCATAGTTTTGGACCAACAGTCCTCTCGGCTCATGGTTTTGGACCAACAGTCCTCTCAGCTCATAGTTTTGGACCAACAGTCCTCTCGGCTCATAGTTTTGGACCAACAGTCCTCTCGGCTCATAGTTTTGGACCAACAGTCCTCTCGGCTCATGGTTTTGGACCAACAGTCCTCTCAGCTCATAGTTTTGGACCAACAGTCCTCTCGGCTCATAGTTTTGGACCAACAGTCCTCTCGGCTCATAGTTTTGGACCAACAAGTCTTCTCAGCTCATTGTTTTGGACCAACAGTCCTCTCAGCTCATAGTTTTGGACCAACAGTCCTCTCGGCTCATGGTTTTGGACCAACAGTCCTCTCAGCTCATAGTTTTGGACCAACAGTCCTCTCAGCTCATTGTAATGTAACTACATTGCTGCTCGGCCCAGACCCTCTTCAGTAGAAGCTAGTTGACTTCAACATGAACCACAGAAATGACTCATGCAATCATATatgattgcatcccaaatggcagctaCTACTCCTTATATAGTGCCCCCtgtgggccatggtcaaaagtagtgcactgtttagggaatagggtgtaatttgggatacagagggagagaatgaATGATGGAATCCAGGCATCTCATCAGCTCATAAATGTGTTGTATTATTCACCGCTCTCTCTGATGGTGCCTTCGCTATGGTTAcgctgagcgtgtgtgtgtttatgcgctGGTCTATATGTGCGTGCGAgcttgtctgtatgtgtgtgtgtgtgtcagtgtgagctggtcaatgtgtgtgtgtgtccgtgtgtgtgtgtgtgtgtgtgtgtgagtaatacATCCTGGGGAAAAGCTGCTATtaaccaatagaaacacattgaataacagacagtccttactgccATTAGCCAATAgcaacacattgaataacagacagtccttactgctattagccaacagaaacacattgaataacagacagtccttactgctattagccaaaagaaacacattgaataacagatagtccttactgctgttagccaatagaaacacattgaataacagtccttactgctattagccaatagaaacacattgaataacagacagtccttactgctattagccaatagaaacacattgaataacatatagtccttactgctattagccaatagcaacacattgaataacagacagtccttactgctattagccaatagaaacacattgaataacagatagtccttactgctattagccaatagaaacacattgaacaacagatagtccttactgctattagccaatagcaacacattgaataacagacagtccttactgctattagccaatagaaacacattgaataacagacagtccttactgctattagccaatagaaacacattgaataacagaccgtccttactgctattagccaatagcaacacattgaataacagacagtcagtcccaaaaaatgtaaagatagtttgttctgaagtgtctgtcctatatctgagagatataagatcAGGAgtgagaaggtgtgtgtgtgaaggccGATATATTCCTGCTCGTTGGCGACATCTACTGGCCAGGAGGGAGGGTGGCCCCGGAAGGGTAAGAGCCTAATTACACACGCTTGTGCTGTGGCGCATTCTGTTGTTTCTTTCACCTGAATTAAAAAGTCCTGGGTCGTTTCCCTGGAGAAAAGTCCATATTTGGTCTACGCTTGTTGTTACTTCACACTCTCGTCACTTGTTGCCCACCAACACCAACGTCACCCGACCGATACACTGAGACTGCAGTAATATCAGATCACGGAGAAGCTCATCAAGCAGCTGCTGGCTCATGACAGCCAGGTCCATCTCAATCTGCACAGGGAGGTCATTACAGAGCAAAGGAATCAAAATGTTGGGTTTGTGGCCCACCTACAGGCCCTCCCCGCTGGTGCTCCGCAGACTAACCCAGCCAATGGACCCAACCGGGCAGGTTCCTGTTGAAAATGGCGGATGACGTGATGGCCTACCTCTTAATCTTTGAGAGGACCGCAACACGGGAGGGTTGGCCCGAGAGCACCTGGGCTGCTTGGACCCTTCCTCGCTGGAGAAGCACAACGGGCCTACTGTGACCGATCAGATGACCAGGCTAAAAACGACAAGGTGGTTCTGACCCGGTATAGCGACACATTGATGACCCGGGCCTTGAAGTTCTACGGATTGGACCCGCCCAGTCAGTTAGGGCCCAGATGCACGACTTCATCCGTCTGGCGAAGGCATGGTTGCAGTGACCACGCAGGGGCCCCAGCGTGGTGGAGAGATTGGTAATGGACCACTTCATACGGGCCCTTCCCTATGACACCAAGAAGGTGGCCAACCAGGGCAATCCATAGAAAAGTATTGTCCAAATTCAGCAGGTTATGGTGTGAAAAAGGCTTTTTGAAAGTGCCGTCTTTATTGTCTTACTCTTTTTAACGCCGTCTTCGGTGTTCTTATCAATACACaagcacaccccccccccccccccccccccccctttcagtCCTATCCGTGGAACAGCTTGCTGCCCATAGACATGCATTATAACCCATAGAAGGgtcttggaacctctaaccctggcaatttgactgtaaACGCATGGGTACGCTAGCATTGGCTGTCGgtcttgacttgaatgggaactgcTCTCTACGGATTATACTGTGCGTCTATGAAATACAATCTCATCGAAAAATGTAGTTTAGAAAGCAAAATGCTGTAATTATTAAATGTGGAATGTGACAGATAATTTACACCCCCCCCCcgcaaaaaaaacatttgatgaataaaatgaaggggatgatgacACAATCTTTGCGAGAGGGATGGtatctgatttcattggtcctcaactcgcTGCTCAGACACTTCTTTCTGGATTATTGGAGTTAGCGTCCCCCCGAGTTAGCCGCCCCCCCCTCAAGTTAGCCCGGGTATTTTTTTATCTCTTCTTGGTTCTTATTGTTGTTtcattgtccagaaggaacctgcagtcaCCATGTCGTTGGACCATGTATACCACgagtatcctgtacatacgactgaTAACATTTGTTATGGCTTGTTCTTTTGAGGTccaggctgggtgtctgtaaaaccattttgtgacaactgctaatgtaaaaaaaaagggctttaaataaaaatacatttgattggtttgaTTACCAACCATGGCATCCAGGACATTAAAATGACACCTACGAGTGTAAAGTCATGTTTATTAATCAATTCATGTAATACAGACATTCCGGTTTGAATTGCACAGTAAAATAAGATCTGGCTTAAACAATAAACTGTTtatactctctctcactctttatacactgctcaaaaaaataaagggaacacttaaacaacacaatgtaactccaagtcaatcacacttctgtgaaatcaaactgtccacttaggaagcaacactgattgacaataaatttcacatgctgttgtgcaaatggaatagacaaaaggtggaaattaaaggcaattagcaagacacccccaataaaggagtgattctgcaggtggtgaccacagaccacttctcagttcctatgcttcctggctgatgttttggtcacttttgaatgctggcggtgctctcactctagtggtagcatgagacggagtctacaacccacacaagtggctcaggtagtgcagctcatccaggatggcacatcaatgcgagctgtggcaagaaggtttgctgtgtctgtcagcgtagtgtccagagcatggaggcgctaccaggagacaggccagtacatcaggagacgtggaggaggccgtaggagggcaacaacccagcagcaggaccgctacctgtggtatgagggcccgacgtccacaggtgggggttgtgcttacagcccaacaccgtgcaggacgtttggcatttgccagagaacaccaagattggcaaattcgccactggcgcccagtgctcttcacagatgaaagcaggttcacactgagcacatgagcacatgtgacagacgtgacagagtctggagacgccgtggagaacgttctgctgcctgcaacatcctccagcatgaccggtttggaggtgggtcagtcatggtgtggggtggcatttctttgtggggccgcacagccctccatgtgctcgccagaggtagcctgactgccattaggtaccgagatgagatcctcagagcccttgtgagaccatatgctgacacatgcacatttgtggcctgctggaggtcattttgcagggctctggcagtgctccacctgctcctccttgcacaaaggcggaggtagcggtcctgctgctgggttgttgccctcctacggcctcctccacgtctcctgatgtactggcctgtctcctggtagcgcctccatgctctggacactacgctgacagacacagcaaaccttcttgccacagctcgcattgatgtgccatcctggatgagctgcactacctgagccacttgtgtgggttgtagactccgtctcatgctaccactagagtgaaagcaccgccagcattcaaaagtgaccaaaacatcagccaggaagcataggaactgagaagtggtctgtggtcaccacctgcagaatcactcctttattgagggtgtcttgctaattgcctttaatttccaccttttgtctattccatttgcacaacagcatgtgaaatttattgtcaatcagtgttgcttcctaagtggacagtttgatttcacagaagtgtgattgacttggagttacattgtgttgtttaagtgttccctttatttttttgagcagtgtataatggtaCCCATGTTTTGAAGGTTAAACGGTGAGATGGTGCAACAGGCTgagtatactgtagctagctacagctcTGTCAATAACAAACAGATGGGCGGTTGGTTGAGTATAGCTAGCTACAGCTCTGTCAATAACAAACAGATGGGCGGTTGGTTGAGTATAGCTAGCTACAGCTGTTCAATAACAAACAGATGGGCGGTTGGTTGAGTATAGCTAGCTACAGCTGTTCAATAACAAACAGATGGACGGTTGGTTGAGTATAGCTAGCTACAGCTGTTCAATAACAAACAGATGGACGGTTGGTTGAGTATAGCTAGCTACAGCTGTTCAATAACAAACAGATGGACAGTTGGTTGAGTATAGCTAGCTACAGCTGTTCAATAACAAACAGATGGGCGGTTGGTTGAGTATAGCTAGCTACAGCTGTTCAATAATAAACAGATGGACAGTTGGTTGAGTATAGCTAGCTACAGCTGTTCAATAACAAACAGATGGGTGGTTGGTTGAGTATAGCTAGCTGCAGCTCCTTCAATAACAAACAGATGGACAGTTGGTTGATGCTGCACGTATTTAATTACAATGTTGCGAGGATACAACTGTGACATATATAAATGTAtgcatcccaaaatggcaccctattctctatatagtgcactacttttcaccagaacCCTATAGGGctatatagtagtgcactataaagggaatagggctctggtctaaagtagtgcactatgtagggaatagggctctggtctaaagtagtgcactatgtagggaatagggctctggtctaaagtagtgcactataaagggaatagggtgccatttgggactcacaccCACATCTTAACTTTCATTCCAATCTGACGTACAAAACATCTTAAGGAGACTAAACGCATGATAAAGACAGAACCATTTCACCGATTACTTCCGGAATAAGGAAACATGGGCTGAGCAGCTGACATTTTATTTCGGTTTTTTTCCAAAATGAATATTGTATCAATCAATAAAGGACACACATTTTGAAACTGTGGATCTACTTCCAAATACAGGTCAGTCTCAAGAGCTTTCAGAAGGAGGTTATATTGGTGCAGAGGatctaaaaaaaaatgtgtttgtgcACATGGATCATGCTAGAAATGGAGTCATTACGTTTGAATCTGAAGTCTGTTTTTTTAACCATTCCCTCAGAAACACACGCTAACTGAAAACCATTCCCTCAGAAACACACGCTAACTGAAAACATGAAAACCATTCCCTCAGAAACACACGCTAACTGAAAACCATTCCCTCAGAAACACACGCTAACTGAAAACATGAAAACCATTCCCTCAGAAACACACGCTAACTGAAAACCATTCCCTCAGAAACACACGCTAACTGAAAACCATTCCCTCAGAAACACACGCTAACTGAAAACCATTCCCTCAGAAACACACGCTAACTGAAAACCATTCCCTCAGAAACACACGCTAACTGAAAACCATTCCCTCAGAAACACACGCTAACTGAAAACATGAAAACCATTCCCTCAGAAACACACGCTAACTGAAAACCATTCCCTCAGAAACACACGCTAACTGAAAACCATTCCCTCAGAAACACACGCTAACTGAAAACATGAAAACCATTCCCTCAGAAACACACGCTAACTGAAAACATGAAAACCATTCCCTCAGAAACACACGCTAACTGAAAACATGAAAACCATTCCCTCAGAAACACACGCTAACTGAAAACATGAAAACCATTCCCTCAGAAACACACGCTAACTGAAAACATGAAAACCATTCCCTCAGAAACACACGCTAACTGAAAACCATTCCCTCAGAAACACACGCTAACTGAAAACATGAAAACCATTCCCTCAGAAACACACGCTAACTGAAAACATGAAAACCATTCCCTCAGAAACACACGCTAACTGAAAACAATTCCCTCAGAAACACACGCTAACTGAAAAGAAAATGGCTTTTAAGTACATTCTTAAGTCACACAAGTCATCAGAGAAGAAGAGTTAGTCTATGTAGTCTCTGTAGCGTACTGAGTAAAgtctgaggatgagagagagagagagagggagtggtacTGTAGTTTAGCAGGTAGCTGGGGTTGTGGGGCAGAATAGGTAGCCGGTAGCTGGGTTTGTGGGGCAGAATAGGTAGCCGGTAGCTGGGTTTGTGGGGCAGAATAGGTAGCCGGTAGCTGGGTTTGTGGGGCAGAATAGGTAGCCGGTAGCTGGGTTTGTGGGGCAGAATAGGTAGCCGGTAGCTGGGTTTGTGGGGCAGAATAGGTAGCTGGGGTTGTGGGGCAGAACAAGTAGCAGGGGTTGTGGGGCAGAACAGGTAGCAGGGGTTGTGGGGCAGAACAGGTAGCAGGGGTTGTGGGGCAGAATAGGTAGCTGGGGTTGAGGGGCAGAATAGGTAGCTGGTAGCAGTTCCAGAGTTCCAGAGAGAAGCCGCTAGAGTTCCAGAGAGAAGCCGCTAGAGTTCCAGAGAGAAGCCGCTAGAGTTCCAGAGAGAAGCCGCTAGAGTTCCAGAGAGAAGCCGCTAGAGTTCCAGAGAGAAGCCGCTAGAGTTCCAGAGAGAAGCCGCTAGAGTTCCAGAGAGAAGCCGCTAGAGTTCCAGAGAGAAGCCGCTAGAGTTCCAGAGAGAAGCCGCTAGAGTTCCAGAGAGAAGCCGCTAGAGTTCCAGAGAGAAGCCGCGAGAGTTCCAGAGATGGAGGAGTCCTCTCCTCCTGAACATCCCAGCTGCTGTGATGTCGTTTCAAACCAGCCTTCCCGGGGTGCTGCTAGGAACATGTAGTCCACAGGAGGGAACAATTCTGTCATTTTAGTACACGGCGGTCTGCTCTGTTAGTATCCCAGAGTGCTTTGCGTCCAAACGGGGGCGATAGCTGCGTCACTGCTCCGTAGGACACACTCCTCGGTCCTTACAGCAGAAGTAATGAACTACAACACCGTTGGAATACCTGGCGAAGGCGCTGCGCAGGACAGACAAGTGTTTTAGTATATAGACCGCCGTTACTACATATTTACAACAGGTTTTTATCACATAATAAGGGATGTATTACATAGTTATACGGTGTTTGTAAAGCATTGATATTAGTATGGCCAGCAGAATGCCACCCTGCATTctgggttggtcctggtcggtccctggatgggagaccagatgctgctggaagtggtgttggagggccaggaggaggcactctttcctctggtctaaaaaacaTATCCctatgccccagggcagtgatggTGGACATAGGACGtgaaacgggtgtcctgactctctgtggtcactaaagatcccatggtacttatcgtaggagtaggggtgttaaccccggtgtcctggctaaattcccaatctgtccctcatactatcacggtcacctaatcctcccccagtttacaattggttcattcatccccccctcctctcccctgtaactattccccaggtcgtggcagtaaattagaatgtgttctcagtcaatttagcagggaaaataagggttaaatacaaGTTTACCTGTTTCCTATCTTCTTCTTACAGACCCTGCAGGTCTTTTCCTCTGTGATGATACACTTCACCTGTTGGTGGAAGATACGCTCCTCCTGGACCTGAACACGTCAGACACAAAGACAAAACAACTGGGTTGAATCTCAAAAAGGTAGTTCCTTGTTGCTCTCGTCCTCTTTCCTTTAATTAACCTGCCTCTTTTTCAAAACGTCAGAGAGAAGCAACTCTTCAAAACATCAGAAGGGAGGAAGCTCTTTCCTTTAATCTTCAAAACATCAGAAGAGGAAGCTCTTTCCTTTAATCTTCAAAACATCAGAAGAGGAAGCTCTTTCCTTTAATCTTCAAAACATCAGAAGAGGAAGCTCTTTCCTTAATCCTCTTGGCTTCTCTTTGAAGTTTTGAAAAAGAGTCTGGTAGAGGACAGTTATAGAGGAAACCAACACagagcgtctctctctctcacccgtaGGAACTCGGCCTGCAGCAGACTCTTGAGCACCTGGTCAAAGCGTTTCCTCTGAGCCTTCTCCTCCAGAACACTCTCTAGGAACACACGGATTTCTCTGATCTGAGTGTTGGCTGGCAGCAGGTCGATGGCCTGGTGAAGAGATATAATATAGATAGTAAACCTATAGACCTGGACCATACTGATCAGTGTTGGCTGGCAGCAGGCTGATGGCCTGGTGGATATATATCGTTTAGCTATAGTAGTATATAGTAGCTATAATATAGTTTCACTGGcataaataaaattaaaccatctagtgttcatcgaaataacaacacaatgtcaaatacaggtagcctcgtcaaataattaacatccaatcacattaagcgttactctctcgtgggaaGTCCACTAAcgagctgctgctcatgttggtatctgtactaatggagcaaaagccatgacagggagacacagtggagtggtaacgtgcatgcaaacagttgctcccgacgccacttgggtacactgctgcatccaccgagaggctcttgctgccaagggaatgcttgacagcttgaaagacgttttggacattacagtgaaaatggttcactttgttaaagcaaggctcctgaactctcgtgtactttctgcattatgcaatgatatgggcagcgattACGtgacgcttttacaacatacagaagtgcgctggttatcaaggggcaaagtattgacatttTTTGacttgagagacgagcttaaagttttctttaattaccataattttcacttatcctcatgcaagcggtcagacgagtttctcacacgactggcctatctgggtgaagttttttctcgcctgaatgatctgaatctaggattacagggactctccacaacta is from Salvelinus namaycush isolate Seneca chromosome 28, SaNama_1.0, whole genome shotgun sequence and encodes:
- the LOC120023396 gene encoding vam6/Vps39-like protein codes for the protein MYLSPPDVHCLGPIKMELLEPQANLMAALHVLELHHSKLNTTKAIDLLPANTQIREIRVFLESVLEEKAQRKRFDQVLKSLLQAEFLRVQEERIFHQQVKCIITEEKTCRVCKKKIGNSAFARYSNGVVVHYFCCKDRGVCPTEQ